A region of Candidatus Hydrogenedentota bacterium DNA encodes the following proteins:
- a CDS encoding gamma-glutamylcyclotransferase — protein MPINGIPLFFYGTLRTGEPGHALVAPFLESVKPARIPGRLHRLPAGYPALRIPPEAVLAEGTADPLADAALAWVVRRAEVVTPPGDWTWVEGELAVLRDPAHALPRLDRYEEFEPGGPSLYQRVLACVETPLGPEAAWLYVKQDLPEQP, from the coding sequence ATGCCGATAAATGGCATCCCCCTCTTCTTCTACGGCACCCTCCGCACCGGAGAACCCGGCCACGCCCTCGTCGCGCCGTTTCTTGAATCCGTCAAGCCAGCCCGAATTCCCGGGCGGCTTCACCGGCTTCCCGCAGGCTACCCCGCGCTACGCATCCCACCCGAGGCGGTGCTGGCGGAGGGAACTGCGGATCCGCTGGCCGACGCGGCGCTCGCATGGGTCGTCAGGCGGGCCGAGGTGGTGACGCCGCCGGGCGACTGGACGTGGGTGGAGGGGGAACTCGCGGTGTTGCGCGACCCGGCGCACGCCCTCCCCCGGCTCGACCGTTACGAGGAATTCGAGCCCGGCGGCCCTTCACTGTACCAGCGCGTATTGGCGTGCGTGGAAACGCCCCTCGGGCCCGAGGCGGCCTGGCTCTACGTGAAGCAGGACCTTCCCGAACAGCCCTGA